In Lolium rigidum isolate FL_2022 chromosome 7, APGP_CSIRO_Lrig_0.1, whole genome shotgun sequence, the DNA window CGGCACGACCCTGTCGCCGACGCGCATCTTCAGCCTGGACAGGTTCTCCTCCCGCGTCAGCCTGGCCACCTGCGCGTCGCTGGCCTTCCGGTCGCGCGAGTAGAGGAACGCGAAGACCGACACCGCCGCGACGTCGATGCCCAGGCCCTTGAGCGTCTCCGCGGCGCCCGCCGCCCTCGCGGGGTTCCCCAGCGCCGGGATCAGCTGCGTCAGCGCGATGAGGCTACCCAGCCCCGCGCTCGCCATGAACGCCAGGTAGAAGAACATCCGCAGCGACCGGAACGGGGATAGCACCTCGCTCCGTATCTTGGCgatggagctgctgctgctgccgctgccgccactgcAAGAATCGGACGAGGCGATTCCGCCGGATGAACAACCAGTCTCCAGAGTCGTTCGGTTGTCAAGCAGAAACAAGATGAAGAGGACGGGGCGGCTACCTTACCTCGTTGCCCGGACCGGCGGAAGGGGAGCGCTTGTCTGCGGCGGAGCATCGGGCGCCGCGACGTGCTCTGCAGCTGCTGCAGGATGAGAAGGCCAGCGGCTTCCGAGAAATCGGCggcagggagaggagaggggtgcAAACGGAGACGGTGGGCGGCGAAGGGATCGGCCGCACCGCCATCGTCTTGCAAACTGCAGGTTTGCTCAGCTGCCTGCACAGACCGGAGCCTCTCATCGCTGCGACGGAGGGTAGGATTCCCTTTCTTTTCCTCTGCTTTTTTTAACCGCCACTCGATTTGTGGCGGCAATCGCAACAGCAAGGGAGACCCTCTGGCTTGGCTTTGTACCACCAACCACTCTAGCCTGGCTTTCTGAATGCCAAGTTGCTATTCATTCcctccaaaaaaaaaagttgtggtGCATTCTAGTATGAATTCAAAATGTTTAGCGTTATTTATGCTCCAGACGCAGAACAAATATCCAAAAGGATTTGCAGAAACTGCAGCAATGGTTACACTCCCAACAACCCGACAGCTGATGAATTGATCTGAAGCTGAACATGATCCAAATATTTGGTGCTATATTTAAGTTCCCGAGACAGAAAGCTTATCCCAGTGAATTGGCAACAACAGGGCTTCAACAAAGATTATGGTTACActatcaaaatctgaaagctaatGCAGTTGATCTCTGGCACACAAGCATAACAAACCCCACACaatttgatgttattcgagttccTGAGACAGGGAAAATTATCCAAATAAATTTGAAATGGACGGTTCTATACAAGTAATATGGTTACAATGTCTCAAAGGTGCAGCTTAACTTAGTAAGCTGCATGCAAATTTCAAGCACACAAGCTGATTTTCGCTCTGATACCGGAATTGTGGAGACTATGCCGTATTGTAAGAAAATTTCAGCTTCTTTAACTGCTCCTCCAGCAATGGGTGACACTTCTCAAAAGACAATGTTCTCAAGGAGACCGGCAAGCCCTTATGTGGCAGTGACTGAATCTTCGGACAGTTGAATATCCGTAGGAATTGGAGTGAGGACAGAGTGTGCAATTCTTCAGGGAGTGCAAGAAGATTTCCACAGTCCTGAAACAGCAGCTCTTGCAATGACGGAAAACACTGACACAACTTGTTGCGCGGATCATGAACAACCACAGAGTCAGTGGACTGGTATAGGACAAGGGTTTTAAGAGTAGGTACTGAACTTCTCATCATCAGGCTAAGAAAAGAGGTGGTACTGATGGTTAGACACTCTAGCCTTTGCAATCCCTGGCCTTCGCTGATGTCGAGGAACATCGAGGGATCAAGGTCTGTCAATCTAGGACAGTTCACAATATGCAGATTGATAAGTGATGAAAGGCAGTGCAACCCACCCAAGGATTGAAGGCTACTGCAGTTATCGATATACATCCCTTGGAGTGATTGCAGCTGAGAAACTATTTCGGCTGGGAGGGAAAGTAAATTAGGACATTTATTTAAAGACAAGTTTAAGAGTGAAGGCAGATTATGCAAGCAGGACGGAAGTGATGCGTCAACATAGCCGCATGACCTCATAAGCAACTCCTTCGTAGATGGTGGCAGTGTCAATCTCCTTGTGGGTGGAAGCTCTGGACAATTTTGTATCTCCAATATGTGAAGAGAAGCAAAGCCCCCGAATCTCTCCACAGGGAGCAATCCTAGTTTTGAGCAGTTCATAACAATTATTTCATTGATTCCCTGCAAGCTCTGTGGCTGTAGACACTCATCGAGATTCCTCAAGTTTATGCATCGTATGATGTGCAACCTCCTAAGGGAAGAAGGTATGCTGGTAACTTCAGTTATGAAAGGGCAGTTCGAGAGACTGAGTTCGCTCAAGCAGCAAAGAGTACCAGCTTGTAACCAAGATGGTATTTGGATGCCACTGTAGTACTTCAATTTCAAACTGGCAAGGTTGGAATGAGGCTCAAGTGATTCAATAATCATGCTTGCTTTTGACCGCTCCGCCTCACTAAATTCTGCATCACCAACATGACTGGAAGACCATTCCATAATCAACCGGTGTAGGTGTGCTTTTGTGTTCATCTTGGCTTTTAAAGCGTCATCCTTCACAATATTCTCAAGATTCGTAACATGTAAGATTTCAGTCAGCTGTGTCATGTCCTTCAGTTCTGCGATTCTGTGCCCTTGTCCTTTCGGAATTTCAAATACTGAAGAGCTCTCAAGTGATGTCAAATTGCTGATATTGCTCATCAGCAAAGTAATCGGTTCATTCGTGTAACATTTCCTCAGACTGGCTAATCTAGTCAAGCCCTTGGGATGGTTCTTCAGAGGGACGTTCAGTACATTCAGAATTTGTAGACTGCTTAGTTGGCAAATGGAGTCAGGCAACCATTGGATCTTTGTGTAAGAGACATCCAAATACCGGAGAAGTTTTAAATTGCCAATATTCCTAGGGAGCTCCTTGATCACACAACCCCGAAGCACCAGCAAGCGGATATTACTGAGTTTACCAAACAAGTTATCGAGTGAATAGCTCAAATCTTGCCCAAACATACCAAAGATCAAAAGCGACCGCAGCTTTGTGTATCTACCCAGTTCAACAAACTTGCCCAGTTCAAGATGCTTGGTGCACACTGACAGATGGCGGACCGTGGGAGGAACTTTTGGAAGGCATTTCTCATCAGTCAGACAAAAACACTCATCTATAGAGAGTGACTGTGCTAGATCAGACATCAAGTCATGCATGACATAACATAAGTCGCTGAACATATGTTGCTGGAAAAAAGACCTGACCAGCAATTCTTTCAAGCATTTGTTCCCAAAGTCCTCTTGAGGTGAGATGAAGCCTTCTGCAACCCACATGTCAATCAGAGTCTCCTTGCTGAAGATATACCCTTTCGGAAATATTGCACAGAACGTGAAGCATCGCTTGAGGTGTGCCGGGAGGTACTGGTAACTCAGTCGGAGAGCCGGGAGAATGCCCCCTGCACCTTGCTCAAGCTCCCACAACCCATTTTCCATGACTACGCTCCAATGCTTTGCGCTCATGTCAGAGCTCAGTGCCACACCGACAGTCTTGGCAGCAAGAGGGGAGCCCTTGAGCTTATGGGCAATCCTCTTCCCAATGGCCACCAATTCAGAATGGCGTGCAGGGTCCTCATCACCAAATGCATACTGCTGGAATAGCTCCCAGTAAGCCTCCTCTGGTAACCCATCCAGACATACCAGCTCCGACGCTCCGGCCGCATCGGCAGCCTTGCAAGATCGACTAGTCACCAAAATGGCACTTCCAGGATGCCCATACTTCAGAGGCGCAACGAGCATCTGAAACTCCAGACTGTCCTCACACCAGGCATTATCAAGGACAAGAAGGAACCTCTTGGACCTGACCAAATCTCTGACACCCACCTGAAGTGAGTCCAAGTTGACAAGACCAGGTTGGGCCGCTGCCCCCTTGCTCGCCGACTCTATGATCTCCTTCGTCGCCAGCGTCACGTCCAGCGATTCCGGCAGGCAAACCCACATCCTCAGCTCGAAGTGGTCCTGCACCCTCTGCTCATTGTACGCAACCTGCGCCAGAGTAGTCTTCCCCACGCCGCCCATGCCCAGAATCGCCAGCACGGCCACGCCGTCACGGCTCTTCCGTCGCTTCGCGTTGCCGCCTGAATTATCTGCACGGACTGGATTCAGAAGCAGACGGACCACATCCTCGCGCTCCCGGTCTCTGCCAAGGACCACGGGCCTCCCGATGAACGAGCTTGTCTCCCGGAAcgtgcgccgcgccgcctccttgcCGCCGGGCGCGTCCAGCGCGGCGATGGCCCGCTCCAGGTCGGTGGACGCGTACTCGAGCCGAGACCTGACGCCTCTGGCCCTATCCGCCGCGCCGGTGACCAATCCACGCAGGAAACTGCGCACGGAAGGGAAGAGCCTCTGGCTTGACTGCTTCTCGCTCGTGGCGAGCTCCTCCGCGAGGTCCTCGGCGTCGTAGGCGGCGTCCTTGAGCTGGGTGAGCAGATCGGCGATGCCTGGGCTGGTGAACCGCCACTGCTCCCCTCGCTCAACCAGCGCGTGCACGCGGGACAGCGTAGAACGCAGTCTGTCTACGTCCTCGCCGAGGCCGGCGTGGGCGCCCCATGCGTCGGCGGTGGCCGACAAGCTCGTAGTCAGGagccaatccatggtggtggagATTGACCGAGTAAACAAGTGCCCAGGCAGAAGAGGATGGAAGGGGAAAGCCGAGGGCTCAGGGCCTATTTAGCAAACCTCTGAACTgaatatcatgtcatgtataAATAACTCTCAACTGAACATTTATCCGACTTTACCTACCAGCGGAACACGACGATTCTCCGGTGCATGTTTTAGACGTCGATTTCGTGCTCTAAGGTTCATGCCACAATGTTTCATCAAGTTTTATTGAGTTTTTATGAATTAATGTGCTCACTCTGGTTCATATTAGTTAATTCGGTTTTGTTTACTATAAATATATCTAGTCAACAAACTATATCTAAACAAAGTTGAGTTAATTAATATGAACTGGAGAGTGTACGTTTAAGGCTACCAAGTGAGAGCATCTTATGTACAAGGAAATAATTTGACTTCCAAAAAATTACAAAACGGAACACAAAAGGTTGAGTTGACTTACTAAATTTGGCTCCAAAAACAACTAACCTGCTGAGCCTGCCATTCTCCCTCAATCTTATGCTCCTTTCTTCTCCCATACTCCGCTCTACCCGTCTTTCTTCGCGCCTCCCATTCCAATTGCGTGCCTTCATGTCTCACCCTCCATGACACCCGCTTGGGCCGCACCTTGACCTCTCGCTAGATTGACATCGGTCACCATCCCGCTCGTGACCTCTTAGTCCACCACCCTAATCGCGCGGCGAGGCGCAACCGTGGGTGCGTGTGCCGAAGGACGAGACACACGTCGCGGTGTACCTAGAGGGCGAGAGGAGTGACAAACCTAGCCACGCCTAAGTATGGAGAACACGGCCGATATGGTGCTGAAATTTCCGAATTGGAAGTTGGGCTTTCTTGAGTCGTCGAATGCGTTTTTGAGAGGGACAAATGGAGAATATTTGGAGGGAGCCAACTAGGTGTTTCTTCACCCTCCAATTTCTTTTGAAGGATTGGGCGCTTTTTAGGGAGTCACTGTTTTTGCTCTTTTTTGGGTGTTCATCAGATTTTTGGGATTGTAAGTCATTTTACTCCTTCTGTTAGAGATGCTTTAAGCTACCTCATTATGGGAGCGGATAGTTGGATGCATGGATTCAACACTTGGGTTCAAGTGGATTCACCTTCTAGTCCTCGAGCAATTTATACCGGAAACGAGAGTCCTTGTGTAACTAAGTATAAAATCATTGTAGTCGTGCTTAAAAAATTGTGTGCAATCATAGTTGGTGCAGACATGAGAGGTGAAATTGTGCCATAAGAATAAAGAAAAAAATTGATTGCTCGGGGTGGCCTCTTATTGGAGTTGTCTAGACTAAGATCAAGGACATCTTCTCCTTATTGCCACAAGGGGTCGCTGGTGGGCAAATCCAGCGGCTGATGGCAGCGGTGGGTCTTCTTTTGGCGTTGCATCCATCGTGGCTAGACTACTGTCTTTGCCAGAGGAGTCTGAGAGATTAATCATTTAGTGTTTCCTCACCGTTGTTGATGGATGCTAACATCGTGTGGATACATCTACATCACGTCGGTCGGAGAACGGTGTGTTGGGAAAGCATACTAGCACGCGGTGGGGCATAGAGGTGTGGTTGCCGGTGATGGCAAGTGCAAGGGTGTATCGATTCTCTAGGGATGTTCAGACGCGGTGATACGCTCACACCCGAAAACCACGGATTTCATTAGATGTGTGTTGTGGCCTCCTCTCACTCTTGGTGATGCAGCTATGAGGCGTGCCACCCGACACAACGACATGGCATGTAGATGCATGTCGACGACAATGCTCTAATATGGTGTAGAAGACTAGCAGAGATGCATGAATACATTTATATAGTATTTTCAACTTACTTTATgaatataaaattcatcatgaTGCTCCATCTTTAGGAGTCGCGGGCACCATAGGTAAGTTATATTGAGTGCAGAGAAATGATTTTTTGTCATCGGACGTTGCATATGCAATGCCATGGTGTTGAATCCCTTGTCTATACGAATCCAACGAGCTGACAAACACCCTAATCAAAGTCTGCATGAGGAACTAACATCCAAAATACGAAATCATCAGAGGTGGCTCGAGTTCGACACCGCCGATCTCCATGCACGAGCAACGCGGCTCCAGCTTGGCATCCAATGGTTGCGCGTGCGCCGTCGCTTGTCAGTACCATCATGCACATCAACCATCATTACCATGGTGCCGACAATAGGGTTTTGCATACGGTTACTGTTGGAGACTCTTTCGTAGTCGGATGTTGTGGTTGTTTCATGCCGCTGCAAGCCCATgatcacttagagcatctctagcagatcctcAATATTGGCCCGCATATGACATGTTGGGCCAATATGGGGTTTTTGCCCTTTTTTGGCCAGGCCAGACACCGCATCGATGGTCTAGCCCGGATAAATTTTCCAGCCCGCAACCCAAACCCTCAGTGAGCTGCTATATATGGCGGTCAACGGCCGCGGATGGGGGTCGAACCCCATCCGTATCTCCACCCGCTCCGCTCCCGCCGAAGAGAAATCCACGCGCGCCGGCGAGCAATCCAGGCGACATGGTGTCCTGCAGAGGTCAAGGAGGGCACGGCGGAGGGAGGGTGGGTGGCGCTGGATCCACCCCGCGCGCAAGCTCACCGTCGAGGCGCTCGAGCACCAGCGGCGAGCCTCCGACGCCGCCCGCATCCGCGGGTCGTACCGCTGGCTGCACCAGGGGCTGAAGACGCCGCGCGCATTCACGCTACGCGAGTCGTAGGACTACTGCGAGATCGAGGCGTCgaggcgcgggatccgccgccgTGCCGCTCCAGCTCCTACGACCTGGAGGCGTCGAGCTCCAGCGCGCCGCGCtgcttgtcgagggtactcctcgccaatgccctccgataggggcttagggttgacggaatcctgtaagctgacacgagacatcggttctcagacaagcggggagagcgatttacccaggttcggggccctcgatgaggtaaaacccttacgtcctgcctgtctgttcttgattatgatgataatgggttacaatggggtgccgaatagttcggctgagatctcgtcgagatggctgttgctaagatgccctagctctaagctttctctagctaagatggctaagattgattgtgtcccttggcagcccctctcctggcctttatataggaggctaggtctcaagaggtctcaccgagtacgactaggtttacagtagttttagatccgatctttccttgttcgatcgcttccttgtcttgcccgtcaaggaaccttctggtgcgccgtcctggtggcccatctcgccttcaggtgtcttcatgggcctccaattagtcaatacaggatagggtaatgtgggttactcgaagggtagtgcccacgtcagtagcccccgagtgtctagccgaagatagttcgggtagagactaaagcatgtcttctcctgatgttcttctccttcattgtccttgttcatcttgaatctgctctgtcttcattttatcgggtgcgcgtcagcgctcccgatgggagtagcctccgagtctaggtacggatgctcgcagtccgtgcgtagactcaagttgtaccactcgaatattctcctctgccgatgttttccacaggtcttcataggtcatccgatatatttttgtttatgcaaaggataatgagtaacgtgcccaactgttgtttggttaactgccgatggcaaaacaacgttaccctacacagaatcaagtccccgggcatgatcctggagtgcaaaaaacttctatcgggtgcacgccgcgctcccgatgggagtagcccccgagtctgggtgcaAGCGCTTGTAACTGAGtgcagactcaaaccttcttccttcgactgttcatcctgtcgagtcttcattttatcgggtgcgcgtcagcgctcccgatgggagtagcccccgagtctaggtgcggatgtctgcagccgggcgtagactcaagtccttcattcGACAACTTTTAatatttccttcgaatgcttccaaatcatgacgtcattgatgacgtataaCTGCTGCGGGCTGATTTGACGGGTCCATCATGACAAGCTAGCCCTAGCCCTGTTCATTCAACGGTTTAGGGTTTGACCGTGTAACgatcgaggtggctcctcgattttcgcacaatcgtgggcgtagtgggccgtcagttctctcccttccttaagcgccacgtgcttgctctaacttcttcttaaaatctccaaagggcaaaaAATTCGCAATCTTCTCCATGGTTCCCGCAGACATCTCCTCATTCTTCCCCCTCTTCCTTCTTTcg includes these proteins:
- the LOC124674168 gene encoding protein LOW PSII ACCUMULATION 1, chloroplastic isoform X1, with protein sequence MRGSGLCRQLSKPAVCKTMAVRPIPSPPTVSVCTPLLSLPPISRKPLAFSSCSSCRARRGARCSAADKRSPSAGPGNEVSGGSGSSSSSIAKIRSEVLSPFRSLRMFFYLAFMASAGLGSLIALTQLIPALGNPARAAGAAETLKGLGIDVAAVSVFAFLYSRDRKASDAQVARLTREENLSRLKMRVGDRVVPVAVSELRGSARLVIVAGPAEFVAESFRRSKPFLKDLMERGVLVLPFPTDGNTPALEFDDSDDIEQEDDAEIRKKSRRLWQLTPVLTAEWAKWLDDQKKLANVTPDSPVYLSLRLDGRVRGSGVGYPPWQAFVAQLPPVKGMWTGLFDGFDGRV
- the LOC124674168 gene encoding protein LOW PSII ACCUMULATION 1, chloroplastic isoform X3 encodes the protein MRGSGLCRQLSKPAVCKTMAVRPIPSPPTVSVCTPLLSLPPISRKPLAFSSCSSCRARRGARCSAADKRSPSAGPGNEVSGSSSSSIAKIRSEVLSPFRSLRMFFYLAFMASAGLGSLIALTQLIPALGNPARAAGAAETLKGLGIDVAAVSVFAFLYSRDRKASDAQVARLTREENLSRLKMRVGDRVVPVAVSELRGSARLVIVAGPAEFVAESFRRSKPFLKDLMERGVLVLPFPTDGNTPALEFDDSDDIEQEDDAEIRKKSRRLWQLTPVLTAEWAKWLDDQKKLANVTPDSPVYLSLRLDGRVRGSGVGYPPWQAFVAQLPPVKGMWTGLFDGFDGRV
- the LOC124674168 gene encoding protein LOW PSII ACCUMULATION 1, chloroplastic isoform X2, with the protein product MRGSGLCRQLSKPAVCKTMAVRPIPSPPTVSVCTPLLSLPPISRKPLAFSSCSSCRARRGARCSAADKRSPSAGPGNEVSGSGSSSSSIAKIRSEVLSPFRSLRMFFYLAFMASAGLGSLIALTQLIPALGNPARAAGAAETLKGLGIDVAAVSVFAFLYSRDRKASDAQVARLTREENLSRLKMRVGDRVVPVAVSELRGSARLVIVAGPAEFVAESFRRSKPFLKDLMERGVLVLPFPTDGNTPALEFDDSDDIEQEDDAEIRKKSRRLWQLTPVLTAEWAKWLDDQKKLANVTPDSPVYLSLRLDGRVRGSGVGYPPWQAFVAQLPPVKGMWTGLFDGFDGRV
- the LOC124671740 gene encoding putative disease resistance protein At3g14460, with protein sequence MDWLLTTSLSATADAWGAHAGLGEDVDRLRSTLSRVHALVERGEQWRFTSPGIADLLTQLKDAAYDAEDLAEELATSEKQSSQRLFPSVRSFLRGLVTGAADRARGVRSRLEYASTDLERAIAALDAPGGKEAARRTFRETSSFIGRPVVLGRDREREDVVRLLLNPVRADNSGGNAKRRKSRDGVAVLAILGMGGVGKTTLAQVAYNEQRVQDHFELRMWVCLPESLDVTLATKEIIESASKGAAAQPGLVNLDSLQVGVRDLVRSKRFLLVLDNAWCEDSLEFQMLVAPLKYGHPGSAILVTSRSCKAADAAGASELVCLDGLPEEAYWELFQQYAFGDEDPARHSELVAIGKRIAHKLKGSPLAAKTVGVALSSDMSAKHWSVVMENGLWELEQGAGGILPALRLSYQYLPAHLKRCFTFCAIFPKGYIFSKETLIDMWVAEGFISPQEDFGNKCLKELLVRSFFQQHMFSDLCYVMHDLMSDLAQSLSIDECFCLTDEKCLPKVPPTVRHLSVCTKHLELGKFVELGRYTKLRSLLIFGMFGQDLSYSLDNLFGKLSNIRLLVLRGCVIKELPRNIGNLKLLRYLDVSYTKIQWLPDSICQLSSLQILNVLNVPLKNHPKGLTRLASLRKCYTNEPITLLMSNISNLTSLESSSVFEIPKGQGHRIAELKDMTQLTEILHVTNLENIVKDDALKAKMNTKAHLHRLIMEWSSSHVGDAEFSEAERSKASMIIESLEPHSNLASLKLKYYSGIQIPSWLQAGTLCCLSELSLSNCPFITEVTSIPSSLRRLHIIRCINLRNLDECLQPQSLQGINEIIVMNCSKLGLLPVERFGGFASLHILEIQNCPELPPTRRLTLPPSTKELLMRSCGYVDASLPSCLHNLPSLLNLSLNKCPNLLSLPAEIVSQLQSLQGMYIDNCSSLQSLGGLHCLSSLINLHIVNCPRLTDLDPSMFLDISEGQGLQRLECLTISTTSFLSLMMRSSVPTLKTLVLYQSTDSVVVHDPRNKLCQCFPSLQELLFQDCGNLLALPEELHTLSSLQFLRIFNCPKIQSLPHKGLPVSLRTLSFEKCHPLLEEQLKKLKFSYNTA